In Propionimicrobium sp. PCR01-08-3, one DNA window encodes the following:
- a CDS encoding helix-turn-helix transcriptional regulator has product MTQLDSHHAATVTFASAQTALRTIADLAVPRLFVLGTAGSGTTALLDEAADILIARGTDVHYWRPATSIAELPRSATLVVDDAHRLDAQVIGQLHEHVSKPDAGLIIGARPWPRSEILTDIARTIERSIPMVVLGQLSRRDVLALQRTHAFQIPDRDLARITEFTGGISWLVIRAMYLYEYLSSDDDPELSGIRQVLADEIAARVAREDDDLKQLIEVVSINPQAMGSCPDADPRIADALIAQGHAEGLLLRNGQPAPIVREAVMASTPAHRHAGLKTVGEQHADPDPATGPAPSSAARALDAWRQDDLDTAATILDALDPAAGNPHDDGLTDLAAAIWSARGMPQISSDSYLARPPISAQSSARAAIAHLGVGMPERAIPAQKSSPAPTTLGVALQLLEEGLAASLAPVPDLTALLDLVRASELYTASRHVGPIPELPAVIAAAVAIAAGQPQTARDVMVAAVEGGQGGDPARARLLLWQAFASIYAERPADAREALAQAERLIGRQSTRDLMLLGTVRIMLARHYEDVQALRAAWNAAVAHRRHTDVSIYSLLPLGALIDAGARLGEASLLGVASKRALDLIEALGSPPLWSNHLHWAFVQQGILLNEPARLASHAQALVAAAPHSAVAAAMAQAGSMWVAVLAGNADPGQAETAARALAAVGLAWDGARLASHAAQRVSSDRRAAARLPACARELHPPEQARTTPAAETVQPATAQREPNPLSERENDIAQLILQGKTYAEIGESIFISPRTVEHHVASIRRRLDATSRSDLIAKLRLVIGASLGV; this is encoded by the coding sequence ATGACTCAACTTGACTCGCATCATGCCGCAACCGTCACCTTCGCCAGCGCGCAGACCGCCCTCAGGACGATCGCCGATCTGGCGGTGCCCCGGCTTTTCGTGCTGGGAACGGCGGGCAGCGGCACCACCGCGTTGCTCGATGAGGCGGCCGACATCTTGATAGCGCGCGGCACCGACGTGCACTACTGGCGTCCGGCAACCTCGATCGCCGAGTTACCGCGCTCGGCAACCCTCGTCGTCGACGACGCGCACCGGCTCGACGCCCAGGTCATCGGTCAGCTGCACGAGCACGTTTCGAAACCGGACGCGGGCCTGATCATCGGCGCGCGGCCCTGGCCGCGATCGGAGATCCTGACCGACATCGCACGCACCATCGAGCGTTCGATCCCCATGGTTGTGCTGGGGCAGCTCTCCCGGCGCGACGTGCTGGCTCTGCAGCGCACCCACGCCTTCCAAATCCCCGACCGGGACCTGGCACGGATCACGGAGTTCACCGGCGGCATCAGCTGGCTGGTCATCCGCGCGATGTATCTGTACGAGTATCTGAGCAGCGACGACGACCCCGAGCTGTCCGGGATCCGGCAGGTTCTCGCCGATGAGATCGCGGCCCGGGTCGCCCGCGAGGACGATGACCTGAAACAGCTGATCGAGGTGGTCAGCATCAATCCGCAGGCGATGGGGAGCTGCCCCGATGCCGATCCGCGGATCGCGGACGCTCTAATTGCCCAAGGCCATGCCGAAGGGCTGCTGCTGCGCAACGGGCAGCCCGCACCGATCGTCCGAGAAGCCGTCATGGCGAGCACCCCCGCTCATCGGCATGCCGGTCTGAAAACGGTCGGTGAACAGCACGCAGATCCCGATCCTGCCACCGGGCCCGCGCCCTCGTCCGCGGCCCGGGCCCTGGATGCCTGGCGGCAGGACGACCTGGACACGGCGGCCACGATCCTCGACGCGCTCGATCCGGCGGCGGGGAATCCGCACGACGATGGCCTCACCGATCTGGCCGCAGCGATCTGGAGCGCGCGCGGCATGCCGCAGATCAGCAGCGACAGCTATCTGGCCAGGCCACCGATCAGTGCGCAGTCGAGTGCCCGGGCCGCGATTGCCCACCTGGGTGTCGGGATGCCGGAGAGAGCCATTCCGGCTCAGAAGTCGTCACCGGCACCCACCACGCTCGGCGTCGCCCTGCAGTTGCTCGAGGAAGGCCTGGCGGCCTCGCTCGCACCGGTTCCGGATCTCACCGCGCTGCTCGATCTGGTGCGTGCCTCCGAGTTGTATACCGCATCGCGGCACGTGGGGCCGATTCCCGAACTACCTGCGGTGATCGCGGCGGCGGTTGCGATCGCCGCAGGCCAGCCCCAGACCGCCCGAGATGTCATGGTCGCTGCCGTCGAGGGTGGCCAAGGCGGTGATCCGGCCCGAGCGAGACTGCTGCTGTGGCAGGCGTTCGCGTCCATCTATGCCGAACGGCCCGCGGACGCCCGGGAAGCCCTCGCCCAGGCCGAACGGCTCATCGGCAGGCAATCGACACGCGACCTGATGCTTCTCGGCACCGTGCGAATCATGCTGGCGCGCCACTATGAAGATGTTCAGGCGCTACGCGCCGCCTGGAATGCCGCGGTCGCTCACCGGCGTCACACCGATGTCTCCATTTACTCGCTGCTGCCACTGGGCGCCCTGATCGATGCCGGCGCCCGGCTCGGCGAGGCCTCCTTGTTGGGGGTGGCGTCCAAGCGGGCGCTCGATCTGATCGAAGCGCTGGGGTCTCCCCCGCTGTGGTCGAATCATCTGCACTGGGCTTTCGTCCAACAGGGCATTCTGCTCAACGAGCCGGCCCGGCTGGCGTCACACGCGCAGGCCCTGGTCGCGGCCGCGCCGCACAGCGCGGTCGCCGCCGCGATGGCGCAGGCCGGATCGATGTGGGTCGCGGTGCTCGCCGGCAATGCCGACCCGGGCCAAGCCGAAACCGCCGCCCGGGCGCTCGCAGCGGTCGGTCTGGCCTGGGACGGGGCCAGGCTGGCGTCGCACGCGGCCCAGCGGGTCTCCTCCGATCGCCGGGCAGCGGCCAGGCTGCCGGCCTGCGCCCGAGAATTGCATCCGCCCGAGCAGGCCCGGACGACCCCGGCCGCCGAAACGGTGCAGCCGGCCACCGCGCAGCGCGAGCCGAACCCGCTCAGCGAGCGGGAGAACGACATCGCCCAGTTGATCTTGCAGGGCAAGACCTACGCCGAGATCGGCGAGTCGATCTTCATCTCGCCACGCACAGTCGAGCATCACGTGGCCAGCATCCGCCGCCGATTGGACGCCACCTCCCGCTCGGACCTGATAGCCAAGTTGCGTCTGGTCATCGGTGCATCCCTTGGGGTGTGA
- a CDS encoding IniB N-terminal domain-containing protein, translated as MSTPLATIADALIEFILSLLRDPAAAEQFAADPDEALASAGLSNVCAADVRAVAPVVVDRPDVVARVAQPAPVIPVAHGPGGYLPPVKPLPPTPAQEISHITNNFAVDARATIVDQSVNQNIWAHGDVNQIFDQEAVIASGDGSVAAGDDVLTDNSETDISTGDIGIGNTTTDIDIDDSFNDESTEVDVEVEADDSFNDESVTTGTEVEDSFTVDDSFNTDASLSVSTDGASDAAYAAPLDAAPAETVPAADYVEVAPVTEYPVTEYEDAGAIVYDPGLDAPGEFDQQ; from the coding sequence ATGTCCACACCCTTGGCCACGATTGCCGACGCGCTCATCGAGTTCATTCTCAGTTTGTTGCGCGACCCGGCCGCGGCCGAGCAGTTCGCTGCAGACCCGGACGAGGCGCTCGCCTCGGCCGGTTTATCGAATGTCTGCGCCGCCGATGTGCGCGCCGTCGCGCCGGTTGTCGTTGACCGGCCCGATGTCGTCGCGCGAGTGGCGCAGCCTGCCCCGGTGATACCGGTGGCACACGGACCGGGCGGCTATCTGCCGCCCGTGAAGCCTCTCCCGCCCACCCCGGCCCAGGAGATCTCCCACATCACCAACAACTTCGCCGTCGATGCGCGCGCCACGATCGTCGACCAATCGGTGAATCAGAACATCTGGGCGCATGGCGACGTCAACCAGATCTTCGATCAGGAAGCCGTCATCGCGAGCGGCGACGGCTCGGTGGCGGCAGGCGACGACGTGCTCACCGACAACTCCGAGACCGACATCAGCACCGGAGACATCGGCATCGGCAACACCACCACCGATATCGACATCGACGATTCGTTCAACGACGAGTCGACCGAGGTGGACGTCGAGGTCGAGGCCGACGACTCGTTCAACGACGAGTCGGTGACTACCGGCACCGAGGTCGAGGACTCGTTCACCGTGGACGACTCCTTCAACACGGACGCCTCGCTGAGCGTCAGCACCGATGGCGCGTCGGACGCGGCCTATGCCGCCCCTCTCGACGCTGCACCGGCCGAGACCGTTCCTGCCGCAGATTATGTGGAGGTGGCTCCGGTCACCGAGTACCCGGTCACCGAGTACGAGGACGCCGGTGCGATCGTCTACGACCCCGGCTTGGACGCTCCGGGCGAATTCGACCAGCAGTGA